From Schizosaccharomyces pombe strain 972h- genome assembly, chromosome: II, the proteins below share one genomic window:
- the mug20 gene encoding protein mug20 — MSEIITSLQTELSNRHANMVSEAVLAFSEHHDSALHSYFLNARVKDVILESLRTTEEKLRALDKLQLDASKNLSNLLVEYNSINAELESVNSKISSISSQEYALEEFQALSQNFEKNLVQHRRNSQNKLKCAMEKLKMIETSTHKAILDNF; from the exons ATGTCTGAAATTATAACGTCTTTGCAAACAGAGCTGAGCAATCGCCATGCTAACATGGTATCTGAAGCAGTATTAGCATTCAGTGAGCATCATGATAGTGCATTGcattcatattttttgaatgcaCGTGTCAA AGACGTGATTTTAGAAAGCCTAAGAACGACAGAGGAGAAGCTTCGTGCTTTAGATAAATTACAGCTGGATGCTTCGAAAAACCTGTCAAACCTGTTGGTGGAATATAATAGTATAAACGCAGAATTGGAGTCCGTCAATAGTAAGATCTCTTCTATTTCTTCCCAAGAATATGCATTGGAAGAATTTCAGGCACTTTCCCAGAATTTTGAGAAGAATTTAGTTCAGCATCGTCGTAATTCCCAAAATAAGCTCAAATGTGCAATGGAG aaactAAAGATGATTGAAACCTCAACTCATAAAGCTATTCTCgacaatttttaa